A genome region from Trachemys scripta elegans isolate TJP31775 chromosome 2, CAS_Tse_1.0, whole genome shotgun sequence includes the following:
- the SALL3 gene encoding sal-like protein 3: MSRRKQAKPQHLKSDEELQAEVVSEHAVPGEGADDGDSGNESRSGSEETNICEKCCAEFFKWTDFLEHKKNCTKNPLVLIVNEDEAAPPASEEFPEPSPASSPSDQAESEAAEESVQPENNESCEIKNTEKEEEPMEVETSMEKNFQNQGTSNTATPLPQIPESSSMTNYNMPNTNVTLETLLSTKVAVAQFSQNARSAASANTNSGVTAMAIPMILEQLMALQQQQIHQLQLIEQIRSQVAMMNRPPLRPSLNPIVPSQNTPVQASNQLQGFAANSALQLTIVPPTIVAQATSNQSSAFEGSQHISRPTSGASTPNIPSNGSSAPAESSAPSSSNAITSVTPASASSTNSSSQPPNASTPPSVGHGNLTSASSLPNPLLPQTSSNSVIFPNPLVSIAATANALDPLSALMKHRKGKPPNVSVFEPKSSSEDPFFKHKCRFCAKVFGSDSALQIHLRSHTGERPFKCNICGNRFSTKGNLKVHFQRHKEKYPHIQMNPYPVPEYLDNVPTCSGIPYGMSLPPEKPVTTWLDSKPVLPTVPTSIGLQLPPTIPGVNSYGDSPSITPMSRSPQRPSPASSECTSLSPSLNNSESGIPVSADSPQPIHSGSSLTKTEPVTLPPTNARLGDLTVSGQVCTASTSSIPTAVTDSSISTSLSNPVLPAMSDQFKAKFPFGGLLDSMQTSETSKLQQLVENIDKKMTDPNQCVICHRVLSCQSALKMHYRTHTGERPFKCKICGRAFTTKGNLKTHFGVHRAKPPLRVQHSCPICQKKFTNAVVLQQHIRMHMGGQIPNTPLPEGFQDAMDSELSYDEKNVETLSNYDDDIDENSMEEDPELKDTASDSSKPLISYSGSCPPSPPSVISSIAALENQMKMIDSVMNCQQLTSLKSIENGSGESDHLSNDSSSAVGDLESQSAGSPAMSESSSSMQALSPVNSNSESFRSKSPGLSNQGEPQEIQLKTEKPDSPPSATENGGALDLTSTNPGRPVIKEEAPFSLLFLNRERGPSQSTPSLVTSTAPTMIKMEVNGHSKPISLGEVPSLPAGIHVPAAPQTVMSPGITPMLAPPPRRTPKQHNCQSCGKTFSSASALQIHERTHTGEKPFGCTICGRAFTTKGNLKVHMGTHMWNNAPARRGRRLSVENPMALLGGDALKFSEMFQKDLAARAMNVDPNFWNQYAAAITNGLAMKNNEISVIQNGGIPQLPVSLGGSAIPSLSNITSGMDKARTGSSPPIVGLDKASSETGASRPFTRFIEDNKEIGIN; this comes from the exons ATGTCTCGTCGAAAGCAAGCGAAGCCCCAGCATCTCAAGTCGGACGAGGAGCTGCAGGCGGAGGTAGTTTCTGAGCACG CAGTCCCAGGAGAAGGAGCAGATGACGGTGATAGTGGGAATGAAAGCAGGAGTGGAAGTGAAGAAACCAACATTTGCGAAAAATGCTGTGCAGAATTCTTCAAGTGGACAGACTTCCTGGAGCACAAGAAGAATTGTACTAAAAACCCACTGGTGTTGATTGTGAATGAAGATGAAGCAGCACCGCCTGCCTCTGAAGAATTCCCCGAACCCTCGCCTGCTAGTTCTCCTAGTGATCAGGCAGAGAGTGAGGCTGCTGAAGAAAGTGTTCAGCCAGAGAACAACGAGAGCTGTGAGATAAAAAACACTGAAAAGGAAGAAGAGCCGATGGAGGTTGAAACTTCTATGGAAAAGAACTTCCAGAATCAAGGCACCTCAAACACAGCTACTCCTCTACCTCAGATTCCTGAATCATCTTCCATGACAAATTATAACATGCCAAACACTAATGTTACATTAGAGACTCTACTGAGTACTAAAGTGGCAGTTGCACAGTTTTCACAGAATGCAAGGTCTGCAGCTTCTGCAAACACAAACAGTGGGGTTACTGCAATGGCCATCCCAATGATTCTAGAGCAGCTGATGGCATTGCAACAGCAACAAATTCACCAGCTCCAGCTAATTGAACAGATCCGCAGTCAGGTGGCAATGATGAATCGACCGCCGTTACGTCCCTCTCTGAACCCAATAGTTCCTTCCCAGAATACTCCTGTGCAAGCTTCTAACCAGCTCCAAGGATTTGCAGCAAATTCTGCTCTTCAGCTAACCATAGTTCCTCCTACCATTGTGGCACAAGCCACTAGCAATCAGTCTTCTGCCTTTGAGGGTTCTCAGCACATCTCAAGGCCTACATCTGGAGCAAGCACTCCTAATATACCCAGCAATGGCTCTTCTGCCCCAGCTGAATCAAGTGCACCCTCCTCCTCTAATGCAATTACATCAGTCACTCCTGCTTCTGCATCAAGTACTAATAGTTCTTCACAGCCCCCAAATGCTTCAACTCCACCTTCAGTAGGACATGGGAATCTCACCTCAGCTTCCAGCCTGCCAAACCCACTTCTACCTCAGACTTCATCAAATAGTGTGATCTTCCCCAACCCACTGGTTAGCATTGCTGCAACAGCTAATGCATTAGATCCTCTATCTGCCCTTATGAAGCACCGCAAAGGAAAGCCACCAAATGTGTCAGTGTTTGAACCCAAGTCAAGCTCGGAGGAtccattttttaaacataaatgtagattttgtgCCAAGGTCTTTGGAAGtgacagtgctttacaaatacacCTACGTtcacacacaggagagagaccttttAAATGTAACATTTGTGGAAATCGCTTTTCCACAAAAGGCAATCTGAAAGTTCATTTTCAGAGACATAAGGAGAAATATCCCCACATTCAAATGAATCCATATCCTGTTCCAGAATACCTCGACAATGTGCCCACTTGCTCTGGAATTCCATATGGAATGTCACTGCCTCCTGAAAAACCAGTTACAACATGGTTGGATAGTAAGCCTGTGTTACCGACTGTTCCAACTTCTATTGGGCTACAGCTTCCTCCCACTATACCTGGTGTTAACAGTTATGGAGATTCTCCAAGTATTACTCCTATGAGCAGGTCACCCCAGAGGCCATCTCCTGCTTCGAGTGAATGCACTTCTTTATCTCCAAGCCTAAACAATTCTGAATCTGGCATTCCTGTGTCTGCAGACTCACCACAACCAATTCatagtggctcttctctgactaAAACCGAACCGGTCACACTGCCTCCCACAAATGCAAGGTTAGGAGACCTTACTGTAAGTGGGCAAGTCTGTACCGCTTCCACATCTTCAATTCCTACTGCAGTTACAGATAGCAGCATTTCAACAAGCCTCTCAAACCCCGTGCTTCCAGCAATGTCTGACCAGTTCAAGGCAAAGTTTCCATTTGGTGGTCTACTAGATTCTATGCAAACATCAGAAACCTCAAAACTACAACAGCTAGTAGAGAACATTGACAAGAAGATGACAGATCCAAATCAATGTGTCATTTGTCACCGTGTACTTAGTTGTCAGAGTGCTCTCAAGATGCATTACAGAACACATACAGGCGAAAGAccatttaaatgcaaaatttgtGGACGTGCCTTTACTACAAAAGGCAATCTAAAAACACATTTTGGAGTTCATCGAGCGAAGCCACCACTAAGAGTACAACATTCATGTCCCATTTGTCAGAAGAAATTTACAAATGCTGTTGTTCTCCAGCAACATATTCGTATGCATATGGGTGGACAAATTCCAAACACACCATTACCAGAGGGCTTCCAAGATGCAATGGACTCAGAGCTTTCCTATGATGAAAAGAATGTTGAAACACTGAGCAACTACGATGATGACATTGATGAAAATTCTATGGAAGAGGACCCAGAATTGAAGGACACAGCAAGTGACTCATCCAAACCACTTATATCTTACTCCGGGTCTTGTCCTCCTTCACCGCCTTCTGTAATTTCCAGTATTGCTGCTCTGGAGAATCAAATGAAAATGATTGATTCTGTCATGAACTGTCAGCAGCTGACCAGTTTAAAATCCATAGAAAATGGATCAGGTGAAAGTGACCATTTGAGCAATGATTCCTCATCAGCTGTTGGTGATCTCGAAAGCCAGAGTGCAGGCAGCCCTGCGATGTCAGAATCTTCTTCCTCCATGCAAGCTTTGTCTCCTGTAAACAGCAATAGTGAAAGTTTTAGATCAAAGTCCCCAGGTCTTAGCAACCAGGGAGAACCACAGGAAATACAATTAAAGACAGAAAAACCTGATAGTCCACCATCTGCTACTGAAAATGGAGGTGCTTTAGATCTGACATCCACGAACCCGGGAAGACCAGTCATCAAAGAGGAGGCTCCTTTTAGCCTGCTGTTCCTGAACAGAGAACGTG GTCCCAGCCAAAGTACTCCTAGCCTGGTCACCAGCACTGCGCCTACCATGATCAAAATGGAAGTGAATGGTCACAGCAAGCCGATCTCACTGGGTGAGGTTCCCTCGCTTCCAGCTGGAATCCACGTTCCTGCTGCACCACAGACAGTGATGAGTCCAGGCATCACTCCTATGCTGGCACCCCCGCCACGTCGAACTCCCAAGCAACACAACTGTCAATCGTGTGGGAAGACCTTCTCCTCAGCAAGTGCACTACAGATACATGAACGCACCCATACTGGTGAAAAgccatttggttgcacaatctgTGGTAGAGCTTTTACCACAAAAGGGAATCTTAAG GTTCACATGGGAACTCATATGTGGAATAATGCCCCTGCAAGACGTGGTCGTCGACTATCCGTGGAAAACCCAATGGCTTTGTTAGGTGGTGACGCTCTGAAGTTTTCTGAAATGTTCCAAAAGGATTTGGCAGCTCGAGCAATGAATGTTGACCCAAATTTTTGGAACCAGTATGCTGCAGCTATCACTAACGGACTTGCTATGAAGAACAATGAGATTTCTGTCATACAGAACGGaggcattccccagctcccagtaaGTTTGGGTGGAAGTGCCATTCCATCTTTAAGTAACATTACCAGTGGCATGGACAAAGCTCGCACTGGCAGCAGCCCTCCCATTGTTGGTCTGGACAAAGCAAGTTCTGAAACTGGGGCCAGTCGTCCATTCACAAGATTTattgaggataacaaagagattGGCATAAATTAA